A single window of Micrococcaceae bacterium Sec5.1 DNA harbors:
- a CDS encoding HAD-IB family hydrolase: MEESGNSLQAAYTDIDGTVTAYNTIFEFLRFDAGNSRKAEAEHFLGGLRTAARNGVPRSVTNARYFSWWRGRSVSEVQELGERWADFQAASPDGWSFLEPVASLLDKHTAEGRRIVAVTASFEPALVRVRRRWPHLELLCTFPTAANGIYTGEIKEALVADAKARAVAAHAAEFSVDLSGSFAYGDHSSDLPFMALAGESLLVTPEAVKV; this comes from the coding sequence GTGGAAGAATCCGGAAACAGCTTGCAGGCCGCCTACACCGACATCGACGGCACCGTCACCGCCTACAACACCATCTTCGAGTTCCTCCGCTTCGATGCCGGCAACTCCCGCAAAGCCGAGGCGGAGCACTTCCTTGGGGGCCTGAGGACAGCAGCCAGGAACGGCGTACCAAGATCCGTGACGAACGCCCGATACTTCAGCTGGTGGCGGGGCCGCAGCGTGAGCGAAGTCCAGGAACTCGGCGAGCGCTGGGCAGATTTCCAGGCCGCGTCGCCGGACGGCTGGTCCTTCCTGGAACCCGTGGCCTCCCTCCTGGACAAACACACCGCGGAGGGACGGCGCATTGTGGCCGTCACGGCGTCGTTCGAGCCTGCTTTGGTACGTGTTCGACGGCGGTGGCCCCACCTCGAGCTGCTGTGCACGTTCCCTACTGCCGCGAATGGCATCTATACCGGCGAAATCAAGGAAGCCCTGGTAGCCGACGCCAAAGCGCGGGCCGTAGCAGCGCACGCCGCCGAGTTCTCGGTGGACCTCTCAGGCAGCTTCGCCTACGGGGACCACAGTTCGGATCTTCCTTTCATGGCATTGGCCGGAGAATCGCTACTGGTCACGCCAGAGGCAGTTAAGGTTTGA
- a CDS encoding helix-turn-helix domain-containing protein, protein MTLTAEQKRMKAQKHYNASLDLCPARQLLEAISSKWVTLVMLALEDGQQRHSDLRKRIPGASQKMLTSTLRSLERDGLVLRHVTVSVPVRTDYELTPRGHSLLRIIFEMKEWAEEHMDDVAASRMEHDRHRLAFN, encoded by the coding sequence ATGACTCTCACGGCTGAACAGAAACGCATGAAGGCCCAGAAGCACTACAACGCTTCCCTGGATCTCTGCCCGGCACGCCAACTGCTTGAGGCCATCAGCAGCAAGTGGGTCACTTTGGTGATGCTCGCACTGGAGGACGGGCAGCAGCGGCACAGCGACCTCCGCAAACGGATACCCGGCGCAAGCCAGAAAATGTTGACCTCCACGCTCCGCTCGCTTGAACGGGACGGGCTGGTCCTAAGGCATGTGACCGTCTCCGTGCCCGTGCGAACTGACTACGAGCTCACTCCGCGCGGACATTCGCTCCTGCGGATCATCTTCGAGATGAAGGAGTGGGCCGAGGAACACATGGACGACGTCGCCGCTTCCCGCATGGAACACGACCGCCACCGGCTCGCTTTCAACTAG
- a CDS encoding alpha/beta fold hydrolase: protein MHLFCLHHAGGTTASFAGWRFDGMHVTKLAYRGKNFRSIGGAAAAMAERIAGSQSGQLALYGHSMGAVLAFEAALRLQGTGRVVHVFLAAARPPSGMYDAGAAAAAASGARSGTAQSGTSPSGLARSVAALPGASPSVAALAELVLSTTALSERAREVLLEDLALLESYPGRLPARQLEVPATVLYSSDDPVVTASESLRWADWCAQKPRLIEVVGGGHLFHVGNAKVRAIVATTLSAEATHDTHAPL, encoded by the coding sequence ATGCACCTGTTTTGCCTGCACCACGCCGGCGGAACCACAGCGAGTTTTGCGGGCTGGCGTTTTGACGGCATGCACGTCACCAAGCTCGCATACCGCGGCAAGAATTTCCGTTCGATTGGCGGCGCCGCGGCCGCTATGGCCGAACGAATCGCAGGCTCGCAGTCAGGGCAGTTGGCACTCTATGGCCACAGCATGGGGGCGGTGCTCGCCTTCGAGGCCGCCCTTCGGCTTCAGGGCACCGGGCGGGTGGTGCACGTGTTCCTCGCAGCCGCCCGGCCGCCGTCGGGAATGTACGACGCCGGTGCTGCCGCGGCAGCCGCGTCCGGCGCCCGGTCCGGGACAGCACAGTCCGGGACTTCGCCGTCCGGACTGGCACGGTCCGTGGCAGCCCTGCCCGGGGCTTCGCCATCCGTGGCGGCCCTGGCCGAGCTCGTGCTCAGCACGACCGCCCTGTCCGAGCGGGCCCGGGAAGTACTGCTTGAGGATCTGGCATTGTTGGAGAGCTATCCCGGCAGGCTGCCCGCCCGCCAATTGGAGGTGCCGGCCACGGTCCTCTACAGCTCTGATGACCCTGTGGTTACGGCTTCAGAGTCACTGCGCTGGGCGGACTGGTGCGCGCAGAAGCCACGATTGATCGAGGTCGTGGGCGGTGGCCATCTGTTCCATGTAGGCAACGCGAAGGTCAGGGCGATCGTGGCAACCACCCTGTCCGCCGAGGCCACTCATGACACGCATGCCCCCTTATGA
- a CDS encoding flavodoxin family protein — protein MATPAIAVVYYSGSGHTKVLADAVVSAAAATGATTALLRVDELTQESWDFIDQADAIIFGAPTYMGTAPSAFHAFAEKTAGRWAVQKWHNKLGAGFTNAACKAGDKNSTLDYFSTFAAQHGMNWINLGLLPGWKSTKGSENDLNRFGYFNGAAAQTFSDVGVEGVHPADVATAEHLGRRVAEMAAIFAAGKTALDRQLVSAGA, from the coding sequence ATGGCCACTCCGGCGATTGCAGTTGTTTATTATTCAGGCTCGGGCCACACCAAGGTGCTGGCAGACGCAGTGGTTTCCGCTGCCGCCGCCACCGGAGCCACAACGGCCCTCCTGCGCGTGGATGAGCTGACCCAGGAATCCTGGGACTTCATCGACCAGGCAGACGCCATCATTTTCGGCGCCCCCACCTACATGGGCACCGCACCATCGGCCTTCCATGCGTTCGCCGAGAAGACCGCAGGCCGCTGGGCCGTGCAGAAATGGCACAACAAGCTGGGTGCCGGCTTTACCAATGCCGCCTGCAAGGCCGGTGACAAGAATTCCACCCTGGACTACTTCTCCACTTTCGCAGCCCAGCACGGTATGAACTGGATCAACCTGGGCCTGCTCCCGGGATGGAAGAGCACCAAAGGCAGCGAAAACGATCTCAACCGCTTTGGCTACTTCAACGGTGCCGCCGCCCAGACATTCTCGGACGTCGGCGTGGAAGGCGTTCACCCTGCAGACGTCGCTACCGCAGAGCACCTGGGGCGGCGGGTTGCGGAGATGGCCGCTATCTTCGCCGCCGGCAAGACCGCTCTTGACCGCCAACTCGTGAGCGCGGGAGCTTAG
- a CDS encoding acyl carrier protein: MEITAMDVVGAIGSTMDELGHMGPDDSFADLDIDSLSLVEAAVILSNKFGVRVDEFELTEAGSARAAASMVTAKLAMQPAI, from the coding sequence ATGGAAATTACAGCTATGGACGTCGTAGGGGCGATCGGGTCCACCATGGACGAGCTCGGCCACATGGGACCGGACGACTCGTTCGCCGACCTTGACATCGATTCACTGTCACTTGTTGAAGCCGCCGTGATCCTTAGCAACAAATTCGGTGTTCGCGTGGATGAATTCGAGCTCACCGAGGCAGGCAGCGCCCGCGCCGCAGCCAGCATGGTCACGGCAAAGCTGGCCATGCAGCCCGCCATCTAG
- a CDS encoding beta-ketoacyl-ACP synthase III, with protein MSAASAVVRGLGGALPRKVVTNEHLSAVMDTSDEWIRRRTGIAERRHSDETESTSVLATTAGRRALASAGVDSAGLLIVATSTPDKVCPATAPKVAANLGLKGIAAFDVSAVCSGFVYALTTATWAIRSGSVDSALVIGADTFTRLLDPTDRTTSVIFGDGAGAAYLSAGTADEPGAIKASTLHSDGEGETLIHVPEGPGSFFEMQGKEVFTQAVAAMSGSVETVLASAGWVADDVDSLIAHQANLRILNAVASVTGIPESRAEVHLDRVGNTSAASIPLAMTDAGTKGHRSPGDKVVLTAFGGGTTWGAIAMTWPSISVVDPH; from the coding sequence ATGAGTGCGGCGTCCGCCGTTGTCCGGGGACTGGGTGGCGCACTGCCCAGGAAGGTGGTCACCAACGAACACCTTTCTGCTGTCATGGACACCTCCGACGAATGGATCAGGCGCAGGACAGGCATCGCCGAACGCCGCCACTCTGACGAAACGGAAAGCACCAGCGTCCTGGCCACCACGGCCGGGCGGCGCGCCTTGGCCAGTGCCGGCGTCGATTCGGCTGGGCTCTTGATTGTGGCAACCTCGACGCCGGACAAGGTCTGCCCGGCCACTGCACCCAAGGTGGCGGCGAACCTGGGGTTGAAGGGCATCGCTGCATTCGATGTGTCCGCGGTTTGCTCCGGATTTGTCTATGCCTTGACCACCGCCACGTGGGCCATCCGCTCGGGATCCGTGGACTCGGCACTGGTAATCGGCGCGGACACCTTCACCCGCCTGCTCGATCCCACGGACCGGACCACCTCGGTGATCTTCGGGGACGGAGCGGGTGCAGCCTACCTGTCTGCCGGAACGGCAGACGAACCAGGGGCCATCAAGGCGTCAACGCTGCACTCCGACGGCGAGGGCGAAACACTCATCCACGTGCCGGAAGGTCCCGGTTCATTTTTTGAGATGCAGGGCAAGGAAGTGTTCACGCAGGCAGTCGCGGCGATGTCCGGTTCCGTGGAAACAGTGCTCGCAAGCGCTGGCTGGGTTGCCGACGACGTGGATTCCTTGATTGCACACCAGGCGAACCTTCGGATTCTGAACGCCGTTGCTTCGGTGACCGGCATTCCGGAATCCAGGGCCGAGGTCCACCTGGACAGGGTGGGGAATACCTCAGCCGCTTCCATCCCGTTGGCCATGACTGACGCCGGAACCAAAGGCCACAGGAGCCCCGGGGACAAGGTGGTCCTGACTGCCTTTGGCGGAGGAACCACCTGGGGAGCCATTGCCATGACCTGGCCATCGATCTCGGTTGTCGACCCGCACTAG
- a CDS encoding AvrD family protein, producing the protein MPLALRSITRSYASIDELLGDGRRRFFSHGYKTTNPRLRELRVNHTVSESTLTARAALGVEGTWSIKGNSEQTPHLGTTDVLVLAARMAEALLASRYSPELLPAAYLASVTISGGSEPVEGTLGDLECRATLQDLGNASVLRCSVASMTAVLEVAHEHAELGLASVQSPSEEALVGDAGTRLYGGLWAERQVSLLDVVLDPNEGDAGEGTACAQLSFRQQPSLSRRLDDHRGLEAAYPQALSAVEYFVASLQLGQVLLYRLDSMNRADSNTLWMRKTRITLSGPCPKNGGGQGTGLAVRLQKSRLIEKDGGWWRCADVVGTFDGGQVVCSVAHQLPSKVAAVSASVGDEK; encoded by the coding sequence ATGCCACTTGCCCTACGCTCCATCACCCGGAGTTACGCCTCCATCGATGAACTCCTGGGCGATGGCCGCCGTCGGTTCTTCAGCCACGGCTACAAGACCACCAATCCAAGGCTCCGGGAACTCCGCGTGAACCATACGGTCTCCGAATCCACGCTCACGGCCCGTGCCGCTCTCGGCGTTGAAGGTACGTGGTCCATCAAGGGGAACTCCGAGCAAACACCGCACCTTGGCACCACGGATGTCCTTGTTTTGGCTGCCAGGATGGCAGAGGCCTTGCTGGCCAGCCGCTATTCACCTGAACTGTTACCTGCCGCCTACCTGGCGTCGGTGACCATCTCGGGTGGCAGTGAACCTGTGGAAGGTACGCTGGGCGATCTCGAATGCCGGGCGACGCTGCAGGACCTGGGAAACGCTTCGGTCCTTCGCTGCTCTGTTGCGTCCATGACCGCGGTATTGGAAGTGGCCCATGAGCACGCCGAACTCGGGCTCGCTTCAGTCCAATCGCCGTCCGAGGAAGCTTTGGTGGGTGACGCCGGCACGCGTCTCTACGGTGGGCTGTGGGCAGAACGGCAGGTTTCGTTGCTGGATGTCGTCCTGGATCCGAATGAAGGAGATGCCGGTGAAGGAACGGCCTGCGCGCAGCTCTCATTCCGCCAGCAGCCCTCACTGAGCCGACGCCTCGATGACCACCGCGGGCTGGAGGCCGCCTACCCGCAGGCGCTGTCCGCCGTCGAGTACTTTGTTGCCTCGCTGCAGCTGGGACAGGTTCTCCTGTACCGGCTCGATTCCATGAACCGCGCGGACAGCAACACCTTGTGGATGCGCAAAACCCGCATCACACTCAGCGGCCCCTGCCCGAAGAATGGGGGCGGGCAGGGGACCGGCCTTGCGGTGCGCCTGCAGAAGAGCCGGTTGATCGAAAAGGACGGCGGATGGTGGCGCTGCGCTGACGTCGTAGGAACGTTCGACGGCGGCCAAGTAGTTTGCAGCGTTGCCCACCAACTGCCGTCCAAGGTTGCGGCAGTGAGTGCTTCCGTGGGGGATGAAAAATGA
- a CDS encoding alpha/beta hydrolase, with the protein MAYITVGNENSTEIELYYEDHGTGQPVVLIHGYPLDGSSWEKQTAALLDAGYRVITYDRRGFGKSSKPTVGYDYDTFAADLKTLLESLDLNDAVLVGFSMGTGEVARYISTYGSSRVAKAVFLGSLEPFMLKTDDNPDGVPQDVFSGLYEAAKADRYAFFTEFFKNFYNTETFLGTERLSQESLDASWNLASQSGAFASAAAQPTWLTDFRADIPKIDVPALIVHGTADNILPIDVTARRFKNALPSAEYQEIEGAPHGLLWTHGAEVNEALLTFLKK; encoded by the coding sequence TTGGCTTACATCACCGTCGGAAACGAAAACAGCACCGAGATTGAGCTTTATTATGAGGACCACGGGACGGGCCAGCCAGTGGTCCTTATCCACGGGTATCCGCTGGACGGTTCATCCTGGGAGAAGCAAACTGCTGCCCTCCTGGACGCCGGCTACCGCGTCATTACCTACGACCGCCGAGGCTTCGGCAAGTCCAGCAAACCCACGGTGGGCTATGACTACGACACCTTCGCCGCAGACCTGAAGACCCTTCTGGAATCCCTGGACCTGAACGATGCCGTGCTGGTTGGCTTCTCCATGGGAACGGGAGAGGTTGCACGCTACATCAGCACCTACGGTTCGTCCCGGGTGGCGAAGGCCGTCTTCCTCGGTTCCCTGGAGCCCTTCATGCTGAAGACCGACGACAACCCGGACGGCGTTCCGCAGGACGTCTTCAGTGGGTTGTATGAGGCTGCCAAGGCCGACCGCTACGCCTTCTTTACCGAGTTCTTCAAGAACTTCTACAACACCGAAACCTTCCTGGGGACAGAGCGCCTCAGCCAGGAATCCCTGGACGCCAGCTGGAACCTTGCCAGCCAATCGGGTGCCTTTGCTTCCGCAGCCGCGCAGCCCACCTGGCTGACGGACTTCCGTGCAGACATCCCCAAGATCGATGTTCCCGCTTTGATCGTTCACGGCACCGCGGACAACATCCTCCCCATCGACGTCACGGCGCGCCGCTTCAAGAATGCACTGCCCAGCGCCGAGTATCAGGAGATCGAGGGCGCACCCCACGGTCTGTTGTGGACGCACGGCGCCGAGGTCAACGAAGCCCTTCTGACCTTCCTCAAGAAGTAG